A genomic region of Miscanthus floridulus cultivar M001 chromosome 3, ASM1932011v1, whole genome shotgun sequence contains the following coding sequences:
- the LOC136546121 gene encoding uncharacterized protein isoform X2: MGCSISGLNALYDAATGGGDVWINERRFRVLRQIGEGGFAFVYLVREHQPASDAALARRDTAHVSEDGTYAMKKVLIQSKEQLDLVREEIRVSSLFNHPNLLPLLDHAIIAVKGDWSHEAYLLFPVHLDGTLFDNANIMLSRKEFYSTADVLQIFRQMCEGLKHMHSFDPPYAHNDVKPGNVLITWRKGQAPVATLMDFGSARPARKEIRSRSEALQLQEWAAEHCSAPYRAPELWDCPSHADIDERTDIWSLGCTLFAIMYNVSPFEYALGESGGSLQLAVVNGQLKWPAGPKPPYPDELRQFVIWMLQPQPAMRPHISDVVLHVDKLIAKYMP, encoded by the exons ATGGGCTGCTCCATCTCGGGGCTCAACGCGCTCTACGACGCGGCCACGGGCGGCGGCGACGTCTGGATCAACGAGCGCCGCTTCCGCGTCCTCCGCCAGATCGGCGAGGGCGGCTTCGCCTTCGTCTACCTCGTCAGGGAGCACCAGCCCGCCTCCGatgccgcgctcgccaggcgtgACACCGCCCACGTCTCAG AGGATGGAACGTATGCCATGAAGAAGGTGCTGATACAGAGCAAGGAGCAGTTGGATCTGGTGAGGGAGGAGATCCGTGTGTCGTCGTTGTTCAATCACCCCAACCTTCTGCCGCTTCTCGATCATGCCATAATAGCTGTCAAG GGAGATTGGAGCCATGAAGCATACCTACTTTTCCCTGTTCATTTGGATGGCACTTTGTTCGACAATGCTAACATCATGCTGTCCAGAAAGGAATTCTATTCCACAGCTGATGTTCTGCAAATATTCCGGCAG ATGTGTGAAGGGCTGAAACACATGCACAGCTTTGATCCTCCATACGCCCATAACGATGTTAAGCCTGGTAATGTTCTTATAACCTGGCGTAAAGGACAAGCACCTGTTGCAACTTTAATGGATTTTGGAAGTGCAAGGCCTGCAAGAAAGGAAATCCGTTCTCGTTCTGAGGCATTACAGTTGCAG GAATGGGCTGCTGAGCATTGCTCTGCGCCTTATCGGGCCCCTGAATTATGGGACTGCCCAAGCCATGCTGATATTGATGAGAGGACAGACATCTGGTCTCTAGGATGCACCCTTTTTGCTATCAT GTACAATGTTTCACCATTTGAGTATGCTCTTGGTGAGTCTGGAGGAAGTCTGCAACTTGCCGTTGTCAACGGGCAATTGAAGTGGCCAGCAGGACCCAAACCTCCTTATCCTGATGAGCTTCGTCAGTTTGTTATCTGGATGCTTCAACCTCAACCCGCAATGCGCCCGCACATTTCCGATGTGGTTCTTCATGTTGACAAGCTCATTGCAAAATACATGCCCTAG
- the LOC136546121 gene encoding uncharacterized protein isoform X1, with amino-acid sequence MGCSISGLNALYDAATGGGDVWINERRFRVLRQIGEGGFAFVYLVREHQPASDAALARRDTAHVSEDGTYAMKKVLIQSKEQLDLVREEIRVSSLFNHPNLLPLLDHAIIAVKNQQGDWSHEAYLLFPVHLDGTLFDNANIMLSRKEFYSTADVLQIFRQMCEGLKHMHSFDPPYAHNDVKPGNVLITWRKGQAPVATLMDFGSARPARKEIRSRSEALQLQEWAAEHCSAPYRAPELWDCPSHADIDERTDIWSLGCTLFAIMYNVSPFEYALGESGGSLQLAVVNGQLKWPAGPKPPYPDELRQFVIWMLQPQPAMRPHISDVVLHVDKLIAKYMP; translated from the exons ATGGGCTGCTCCATCTCGGGGCTCAACGCGCTCTACGACGCGGCCACGGGCGGCGGCGACGTCTGGATCAACGAGCGCCGCTTCCGCGTCCTCCGCCAGATCGGCGAGGGCGGCTTCGCCTTCGTCTACCTCGTCAGGGAGCACCAGCCCGCCTCCGatgccgcgctcgccaggcgtgACACCGCCCACGTCTCAG AGGATGGAACGTATGCCATGAAGAAGGTGCTGATACAGAGCAAGGAGCAGTTGGATCTGGTGAGGGAGGAGATCCGTGTGTCGTCGTTGTTCAATCACCCCAACCTTCTGCCGCTTCTCGATCATGCCATAATAGCTGTCAAG AATCAACAGGGAGATTGGAGCCATGAAGCATACCTACTTTTCCCTGTTCATTTGGATGGCACTTTGTTCGACAATGCTAACATCATGCTGTCCAGAAAGGAATTCTATTCCACAGCTGATGTTCTGCAAATATTCCGGCAG ATGTGTGAAGGGCTGAAACACATGCACAGCTTTGATCCTCCATACGCCCATAACGATGTTAAGCCTGGTAATGTTCTTATAACCTGGCGTAAAGGACAAGCACCTGTTGCAACTTTAATGGATTTTGGAAGTGCAAGGCCTGCAAGAAAGGAAATCCGTTCTCGTTCTGAGGCATTACAGTTGCAG GAATGGGCTGCTGAGCATTGCTCTGCGCCTTATCGGGCCCCTGAATTATGGGACTGCCCAAGCCATGCTGATATTGATGAGAGGACAGACATCTGGTCTCTAGGATGCACCCTTTTTGCTATCAT GTACAATGTTTCACCATTTGAGTATGCTCTTGGTGAGTCTGGAGGAAGTCTGCAACTTGCCGTTGTCAACGGGCAATTGAAGTGGCCAGCAGGACCCAAACCTCCTTATCCTGATGAGCTTCGTCAGTTTGTTATCTGGATGCTTCAACCTCAACCCGCAATGCGCCCGCACATTTCCGATGTGGTTCTTCATGTTGACAAGCTCATTGCAAAATACATGCCCTAG
- the LOC136546123 gene encoding putative F-box protein At2g02030 translates to MEHKKARAVEDPARLICDDALTEVFRRLPARALAACRLVCKSWMSVLTDPHFIHEHLSRGQQKLLLFANDRANDRSLAMVLADDNKSMYQLSRPAASRCVFVHNSCNGLLCLGDSTGAVEVLNPTTGESLMLPMPMYTAGSSQFSSCNWHCLGFCPQKREHKVVHFYPGAHIDSFKVQCEIYTIGSGVWRQVGSFHGPPTDRGVHVNGMVYYLTKFRYIASSRINCLNLESEKFDVLMLPPRISYGGHCSLTELEGRLCLLIVDGALEGPPRTMDILMLNSHDKQDWTPRYHFSLPWLMPSCYFTPKHTLFHDGKIWVQLLARSLYCFDPSSSSEELTTAWPELDFSFSTHTFIESIVPLRKDHYFKQIQ, encoded by the coding sequence ATGGAGCACAAGAAAGCTAGAGCAGTGGAGGATCCTGCCCGGTTGATTTGCGATGATGCCCTCACTGAGGTCTTCCGCAGGCTTCCTGCCCGTGCGCTTGCGGCTTGCAGACTGGTGTGCAAGTCATGGATGTCCGTGCTCACAGATCCACACTTCATCCATGAGCACCTAAGCCGCGGCCAGCAGAAGCTGCTGCTCTTTGCGAACGACCGGGCAAATGACAGGTCGCTCGCCATGGTGCTCGCTGACGACAACAAGTCCATGTACCAGCTGTCGAGGCCCGCGGCGTCTCGCTGCGTCTTTGTGCACAATTCTTGCAATGGCCTGCTGTGCCTAGGTGACAGCACAGGAGCTGTGGAGGTTCTGAACCCGACCACTGGTGAATCTTTAATGTTGCCGATGCCAATGTACACGGCAGGGAGCAGCCAGTTCTCATCCTGTAATTGGCACTGCTTGGGGTTTTGCCCACAAAAAAGGGAACACAAGGTTGTGCATTTCTATCCAGGAGCTCACATTGATTCGTTCAAGGTACAATGTGAGATATACACAATTGGATCTGGTGTCTGGAGACAAGTTGGGAGCTTTCATGGGCCTCCGACAGACAGAGGGGTGCATGTTAATGGGATGGTGTACTATCTGACAAAGTTCCGCTACATCGCTTCATCACGTATCAATTGCTTGAATCTTGAGAGTGAAAAATTTGATGTGTTGATGCTTCCTCCACGCATATCTTATGGAGGCCATTGCTCTTTGACAGAGCTTGAGGGAAGGCTATGCTTGTTGATTGTGGATGGTGCACTGGAAGGCCCGCCTCGTACAATGGACATCCTGATGCTCAATAGCCATGATAAGCAGGACTGGACTCCCAGATACCACTTCTCCTTGCCTTGGTTGATGCCTTCCTGTTATTTTACTCCAAAACACACACTCTTCCACGACGGAAAGATTTGGGTGCAGTTGTTGGCTAGGAGTCTATACTGTTTTGACCCAAGTTCAAGTTCAGAAGAACTAACGACAGCCTGGCCAGAGCTCGACTTTTCGTTTAGCACACATACTTTCATTGAGAGCATAGTTCCACTGCGTAAAGACCACTACTTCAAGCAGATACAATGA